A stretch of the Pan troglodytes isolate AG18354 chromosome 20, NHGRI_mPanTro3-v2.0_pri, whole genome shotgun sequence genome encodes the following:
- the CKM gene encoding creatine kinase M-type, whose amino-acid sequence MPGFRVGMVPEQGGERLSCPPELLPGDNPSQPIAQPRSPYIRPRLLALPLGQCHLQDTDSPPSAQPSQVSYTATMPFGNTHNKFKLNYKPEEEYPDLSKHNNHMAKVLTLELYKKLRDKETPSGFTVDDVIQTGVDNPGHPFIMTVGCVAGDEESYEVFKELFDPIISDRHGGYKPPDKHKTDLNHENLKGGDDLDPNYVLSSRVRTGRSIKGYTLPPHCSRGERRAVEKLSVEALNSLTGEFKGKYYPLKSMTEKEQQQLIDDHFLFDKPVSPLLLASGMARDWPDARGIWHNDNKSFLVWVNEEDHLRVISMEKGGNMKEVFRRFCVGLQKIEEIFKKAGHPFMWNQHLGYVLTCPSNLGTGLRGGVHVKLAHLSKHPKFEEILTRLRLQKRGTGGVDTAAVGSVFDVSNADRLGSSEVEQVQLVVDGVKLMVEMEKKLEKGQSIDDMIPAQK is encoded by the exons GGGAGGTGAGAGGCTCAGCTGCCCTCCAGAACTCCTCCCTGGGGACAACCCCTCCCAGCCAATAGCACAGCCTAGGTCCCCCTATATAAGGCCACGGCTGCTGGCCCTTCCTTTGGGTCAGTGTCACCTCCAGGATACAGACAGCCCCccttcagcccagcccagccag GTCTCCTACACCGCCACCATGCCATTCGGTAACACCCATAACAAGTTCAAGCTGAATTACAAGCCTGAGGAGGAGTACCCCGACCTCAGCAAACATAACAACCACATGGCCAAGGTACTGACCCTTGAACTCTACAAGAAGCTGCGGGACAAGGAGACTCCATCTGGCTTCACTGTAGATGATGTCATCCAGACAGGAGTGGACAACCCAG gtCACCCCTTCATCATGACCGTGGGCTGCGTGGCTGGTGATGAGGAGTCCTATGAAGTTTTCAAGGAACTCTTTGACCCCATCATCTCGGATCGCCATGGGGGCTACAAACCCCCTGACAAGCACAAGACTGACCTCAACCATGAAAACCTCAAG GGTGGAGACGACCTGGACCCCAACTATGTGCTCAGCAGCCGCGTCCGCACTGGCCGCAGCATCAAGGGCTACACGTTGCCCCCACACTGCTCCCGTGGCGAGCGCCGGGCGGTGGAGAAGCTCTCTGTGGAAG CTCTCAACAGCCTGACGGGCGAGTTCAAAGGGAAATACTACCCTCTGAAGAGCATGACGGAGAAGGAGCAGCAGCAGCTCATCGATGACCACTTCCTGTTCGACAAGCCCGTGTCCCCGCTGCTGCTGGCCTCAGGCATGGCCCGCGACTGGCCCGACGCCCGTGGCATCTG GCACAATGACAACAAGAGCTTCCTGGTGTGGGTGAACGAGGAGGATCACCTCCGGGTCATCTCCATGGAGAAGGGGGGCAACATGAAGGAGGTTTTCCGCCGCTTCTGCGTAGGGCTGCAGAAG attGAGGAGATCTTTAAGAAAGCTGGCCACCCCTTCATGTGGAACCAGCACCTGGGCTACGTGCTCACCTGCCCATCCAACCTGGGCACTGGGCTGCGTGGAGGCGTGCATGTGAAGCTGGCGCACCTGAGCAAGCACCCCAAGTTCGAGGAGATCCTCACCCGCCTGCGTCTGCAGAAGAGGGGTACAG GTGGCGTGGACACAGCTGCCGTGGGCTCAGTATTTGACGTGTCCAACGCTGATCGGCTGGGCTCGTCCGAAGTAGAACAGGTGCAGCTGGTGGTGGATGGTGTGAAGCTCATGGTGGAAATGGAGAAGAAGTTGGAGAAAGGCCAGTCCATCGACGACATGATCCCCGCCCAGAAGTAG